ggtgaaatttTTAAGGATCTAAggtattagtttttgagttaagccaattttgttgaaaactgattttgcgtataaATCCCAATTTCtcctatatttttttctgatattgAAAACTAGtaggaatttttacttttgacattctaaagtaccaactataccTAGAGTAGAGCTACAACAGACCCAAATACCTAATTCGCTATCTATAAGTAAATGGTATTGACTTTTTATTGgttttgtaaaaaacaataagATTATACTTTCATGTCAAAACTTTATTAATCGCAAATTATGTTGACGTGTGGCAGCACAAATGTACGTAATTGATTTTCCACACGtggaaaacagatttgaatttgtcgtcaagtctacttgaaatcgactttcccacatttttgattttaacttctccaagATTTTAAATACCATAATTTTAAGTACTCTTTTTGAATATGAGAAATAAGAAATTGGGGCATAATTATGATGTCAAAAATGTggaaaagtcgatttcaagtagacttgacgacaaattcaaatctgttttcagaattcttatcgcttcattagatgaGATGGTAtgttggcaaaaaacacgtccaaAATACTATGCACACGTgcgttagacaaaaacagaaaccACGGTATTGAATCTCCTTAAgatgtacaatttacaattttaaaatactcatagctaaCTTTAGATTTGAtgagaggtcaattcactctaatttttaagctaacggagctacacgtgttctgctgagcgtagaatttgttatgttacacaattgtaagacggagacaacacgtgcAGGTATCACATCCTCTTAACCGTAGTTTATCtataattacataaagcgttcaGGGAACTCACGCGCACACATCAGTTGCTACACACACAATGGCACATCATTCACAATGGATAAATAGAATATTGTCTAAATCTGACActaacttatattatgataaacaggGATACATATTGGTTGTCAGACATCTATCTTACAAAACATGTCACAGTGTcccatatataaaaataaatgtttcagtaaataatataagtagttataattagttataagtaaaatcatataataacataatattatacccaaacatcaaaataaaagtaacctttatgtataatgaatttttataaataatttacaaaaaaaagtttaacaactgttcatatttgttataaaaaataaaaaaaattactaaatttagTAATCCCAGAGTTTCATTTCTTTCATTTTAATCTGGAAAAGTTTTTCCAATTCAACTGCACAGTTTGCCCAATATGAATTCTCTGgattaaatgttttacaattgGTAAAAATTCGTCTCATATCAGCAATAAACAACTTTCTAGACGAATAGTAGCCTGAAGCCAATCGTTTACCAATTGTACTCAAGTCTGTAAATCAAATAGACTGATTAATTAAAAGATAACAAGAAAATTAAATCTTCATAGAGCaacacttatattattacagttattattttaatttattgtatcacTTATATAATGATTCactgttatataattaaataatttccaatAATTAAGTAACtgaattctattttttttttttttaaacttacccataggatattttataatatcatagtaagAAGGAACATCTTTATCAACTGGATTCAAAAATGGTTCAGAAAGTTCGttgttttttatctaaaaaaaattgatacgcggtataaattataaagaaaactaAATAGAAAAATGATTGATAtccacaataaataaaaatggatacgcataaaaatatgtttgcatAAACTTAGATTATAAAGCATAtgattttatgattaattatcaattaataacactattttaaaagagcacactatttgttttctcttacTGGTTaacgtacaacataatatacaaatacattttttattttattttttcgagtaATTTTTCAGTAAATTGACTTGatacaaaaatcaaacattttttaagattctaatgtaattattgtctcaaaataatgtaatatccatttcaattaaattaatttttttgtcaaataataataaaccaatatgtcaaaccctcaaaaatattattctacataAATTGTGTAATAGGCACGTTTAGTTTACTTTAAGATAActcaacaattataaaaaacaatttaatttgaacaaGTTTTGTCAATGTTGAGTATGAGTCTGAGATAAAACAAGCACTGCGCTGACatcctattaatatttttttcttattatatacttacaaattgCAAAACTTTTTTTAGCTGTTTAGTTAAGACATCAATATCAGTTGTTTCTACCGTGGCACGACTATTTCTTGTAACCCGACTGTTCATTTCTATGGCCCGAGTTGATGGTGTCCAACCAGCATCCACAACACCGGGTATTGATTCAATCGGGACATGGCGTACACCATCAAAGAAACATGTTAGGCCTGGGTTATGCCcttctattttcatttttttttcttccacaAGACTTTTAACTATCTATAAAAAGTGtttgcttattagttattaacacaataatataaatgtaattaattgtaagtgtaaatgtaatttatttacttcTTTTTGTAAACGTATCACTGATGTTAAttgagtataaataatttttggattTAGTTCACAGTGCATCAATATTGCACCctgataatgtttaatatattcttGATGTGTTTTATTTGATAACCTTACATCTTGGCTAAACCCTTGtttcttaaaatattctatgaaaatattttgaataagttataataatctGGTATTATTTATCACAAGCCATACCAATTGCAAGTTGATCAGCATAAGTaagaaaattaagtatattatgctgAATATGATAATCCTTTAAATGATTCATTAGGTGTGTTCCATATCCATTTTCTTGTTGATCAACTTTGACTGCACAGAACACTATTTCTGTAAAACCTTGAGAGACAAATGGACAAAAACATATACCACCAATTGGAACGCCATTTTTCAACAAAGCTAATGTCTTGTGTttcctaatttaaaaatataaatatgtatttattatattatttacacatacaGCAAATTTTAGCtacaaataattgtttcaaCTTGTTCCAGAATTATTGTGTTGTTTTATGTAAATCAGTTAAAatgatctaaattatttatttaccttcaAATGTATGAatcaattgttaattaattattatttcttttaaaattaatcaatacaattttaatttaatgaacattttaacaatttaaatttaaataagtaatatttataataagtaatagcaaGCCATACTGTTTTCAAAagttatcttaaaatattataatttttgactgaCTATACTACCTACGAGTAATATAttcagagaaaaaaaattatgaaaataggAAACTACAGATTATTTAACTAGATTTTATAGATACCTAGATATCTAGGCaacatatgaataataatagtaattgtcATATTACCATTGAAattgtagtaaaaataaatacttacgtATCAAATACTATTCGCGTAATGTATCTAACTGGCATTCCTGGCAATTGAGTTCGGAACAAATTTCTTAATTGCATAAGCCACAACATTGTACTTTTTTCGACTCTTGACTCTAATGAATTACCTATAACCACGAAGCGTATAATTCCATTATCTTCTTCTGTTCGAGCTTGATGTCCACGAGGCCCGGTTTCTAATCCAAActcctaaattatttttatattagtttcaataatgaaaataaaaatgattaaagaCATTTATTGTGAACATAAAGgtattaaaatacaactattgaacaataaattaaataatttaagcgAACTATATTACTGGATATTATTCTAAGTTAATGAAGAggtttcaaacatttaaaaataacaaattaattatgaacACTAAGAAGTTAATATTAATGGATACCAAAATTACAGCTTAAAATTAGCACacataatacaaatgtaaaaattaaacaaagtatactattattaatgtcaatattatgaaattaatgaatAGGTAACTTAAATAGTTAGTGAATGAATATTTGTTTAGAACTAGATTTATAACtaagaaacaaataaatacttattattatgggATGGTTTAGAACTGTAAATTgtcatgaacattttcaaaatctgaattttattttttatatagattttgtaattgttaatttttttggaaattctaGACCATCAAatactattatctattaacgtttataaatcatttctgccataacgataatattattatgaccattGTGgtaactatactctattcagaataagaattTCCACTCGCTTGACAAATACTAGTCTTGTTCGCGCATGTCTGTTGCCACCAGTTGGCGCTGATGTTTGCAGCAACGCCCCCGCCGACGTTCCGCAAGTGTATACGTATACGATAACGACCGGTGACGGTAGCCGTCGACAACTGGCGACCAATCACAGAGCAGCCGACACTCACCAAGGGGGTCTGACAGCTGCCGGCGGTTCAGTTGCGTGCGCGAAAGTGGGTTTCTTAATCTGAATAGAGTATGGTAATTTCTTCTATACTCCTTTTCAAAAGAGAATATACCGGTCGGCAACCAATTTATGTTCGGCGGCACATATTCCCCACCAATTTCCCATTGTTAGCGTGATCACGTGGTTCTTGATGCaccaattgaattatttaacatGTGCGAAAGAGGTATATTCTATTTTGAAAAGGAGTATAGCACATAATATCCACACCTTATATACTTTGATATATAAGTCTGTAGCAATACAAAACACAATATAGTCGGTATTTTatgactatttttattatttttacgaaacatgtaataatattataacaaagatGGAAACATGACTACTACCTACAGGTATTCATGTAGTTAACTCATAGATAGGTAAcaaggttacaagtaggtcactgtataatggttagtattaaatttgacttcaatgatataatatcactgtataagaaaaacgattcttagcagagacggtatgtcattctaggtataaaatatattatatactcatctatggtattaaaaaaaaaaaattgaacaataataggtatctataataaactccaaattaatcatatcacaatatccattaggtacttataacgtgttatacatcaacaacaaatcgtggtactatcatagatatataatagtatactttagaagtttcaagtatactcaagaataatagtatataatcacaacaataaaataactaaaatagttattccagggtttttaatatgtaatttcgttcaaatttgagcttaaaatgactataaaaataaactgtgcttatgtattttttatagattttttagtaacagaattaactatttatgtggaatcttgttttaaaatttaaatccttaaatataaaagttgaacattttataaatgttgtcgaaattcgatcttaaatgcttataaaaaaaaattatgcttatgcatttttaatatttttcaactgctattgtaacaatatatcaggagccttgtattaatttttacactttttggcccaacagataaaactttattgatatttatagaaaaaaaaactaaaaaaattgaaaactgacaatatccgtaaacagctcaaaaagagttaaattattttcaaaagtttatcgTACATtggaaatactaatataaacattcagtgaaattttcaagtatttacagtcattcgttttttaattacaacaaaataagaagaTCGTTACGCgagaaatgttgtaaaaatatggatttcaagggctcataaaaatttaatttgagttgctcatggacatttttttttttttataaaaggtagacaaacttatgaggaatcttgtattacattttcaaatctcagatttaaaaagaaaatttttcatgaacttctaactaaaaataatttgcaaattttcgtcatttttacttattttgtcaatgtttgaactttagatgcttataaaaaaaaagtgactatggatttaaaattgttttcatctgcctttgaaacaatataataggaaccttctattaaattttcaagctttttaaccaacaaattattgatatttatagaaaagaaaattgaaataaatagaaaccgaaaatgtccgtaaacagctcaaaataaatcaaaatatttaaaaatgttagggtgtatagaaaatgctaatataaatattcagtcaaaattgtatgtaattacggtcatttgttttagagttgtaccaaaaaccaaaatcgattttctcaaaaacagattttacataaaaattcccgtttttctttaatttttcttttgttttttaaggcgtttttgaaaactactgggaaatttttactttagacccccaaagtaccaactagatttactttcctatcagaaaaggttctggtgaagaaaatccaagcacttttactgtcctaaaaggtgactacacataaaaaaattaaaaattaaaaaaaaaaagacacttcattgtaaaatcaatacattcatcgttctactcagaatataagataaaattgaaaaaattttaaaaattcagaaatgaaaactttaaacaaagaaaaaatttcCTGTGAAAAAGCATTTTACAGCTCTAATTTGGTTAATATAGGTGATGATTATTTATGACTATGGTTACTTgaagtacaataaaaaaattacttcttttcatagttaggtacatttaaatatataaataactaaaattagttttaaaatatagtttacctTCGAGTAAGTGATAGGCCtactttgaacattttttataacgtCTATAATTTTGTCTTCTGATAAAGCATTTTCAACACtatgttttttatttcgtttcatTGACGTATCACTAAAAagtaaattgaaattttaaaattagtaataagtctaatatagttatattcaaattcttaaCTATTAAGGGGAAGAGAGTGAAACGAAACATATTAAGTAACTaacaatataacttaaatatataattttttttttttaaagttaataattataaaaaaaattagtgccaattagtattaaattaaatatttgtttttaactggtatcagtatatattatacatactctTTCGGAAGTTTATCTTTTTTTCTACAATCTCTATGTTCTGCTTCCTTGGTTTCATCTAGCCCGGAGTCCAGGGGATCTGAAGTGTTAGggttatcaatttaaattaagtaatagaaagacataatataaactatatatattaaaaaagtaatttattcacCAGTTAGAAGGGCTTTTTTTGGATCAAACTCCTTGAAATGCAAATCCCATATTGGTGAATGAACAGCATACACTTCTTCTtctaataaattcatatatctaagattttaaaaaatataatgtaatgtatttctAATTAAGTatgtttaaataagtttttaaaattaaatgtacattaATGTATTTACTTGGGCAAATAACTCATGCAAAAGTGTTTTTGACGGTTTGACCATTTTGAAGATGATGCATGACACCAGTCCATTAAATGCATTCTAAAAGTTTTTAATGTGTACTTAAGAATGTCTTGACCAAATATCAAACTCATTTTAAAACTTGGTGCAATCGAATGAAGATATTTGGGTAGTtgacaaaatactaaatatctaAGACACAaagccaatatattataaaaatattacttaatacatacctaagttttgtgtataaaaatattgatacttatttataattacctttgataataaaattcataatttttcctATGTTGAAATGTTTTACATTGCGGTAATTCCTTAGGAGAAATCCATTTCCAAAgatcaaaatgttttgttacAAATTTACTGATTTTTAAAGCAATTTTTAGTTgctgaaacatattttttataatattattaagttaggtattaaaattaggGCAGgcggtattttaaattttgataccaGTATCTGTTTACTACcgtaattatcaaaaataatgtacctcgttaattactaaaaataccATAACCCTCGGCAAATTTATTACTGTTTCCAACTTTCCAACCTAGGATGGGGCTATTGTATTATGTCATtacgattatataaaaataataattaataaatataggtatacggtaTTTTTGGTAACAACGGTAATTAGTGATTCACGGTATACCAGTATtctaaaataacgaaaataccAGATATCGGTAAATACATGTATtaggtaagtattttaaaatgaatacatattataatggtattgaGTATTTTAATGTTAAGCTTACAGAACTGTTATGACCaaacttatacatattaaagtTCATTAAAGTTTTAACTATGTTCGGAACTTCAAATGGTGgatttccaaataatttatcaagTGTGATACTAGATCCGGGATATACAAAATTTTGTAATtcctaaaacataaataattaaaattaattccagAAAGGTAAAAAATGTGATAAGATTATAAACGTTACTTACACGATAAACTGCACCATAGGCGTCTTCTTGTACATAATTTCTCTCAAtacttgtttttttcttttcttgatTTATAATGACTGATAAATTATCGAGATCAAATACTAATGCTAGTAAGGAATTTAACTGTTCATCCTTGGCACTTTCTAAATGTGATACATGTgaagctaaaaaataataaataatacctaggctaggtataacaaattttctcgcaaatttttaaaactaattaatgtttacaatcataattttgtaCAGAACGAAAAAGTAACATGAGTAgtgtctattattttataataatataatttactacatattatttaataaaatatttaattgtctcACATTGGTAGGAATTGTCATGCTATTGAGTTTTGCGTCCTAATTTTTAAGTGGTACAGCTTTTAGATTAactttattttgttcaatttgtatGACGAGAAATAAATAGCcatttatttaggtaggtagtcTACCTATAGCTAGGTAAGCTATAAGGTTGACACCATTGAGGCATTGGCTggccactattataataattatactataggtaaatacacaataataatatgtaggtacaatgttttataaaaagtagtattcaaatattatttttaacattaaacaaaagtaaaattagtTAGCAGTTGAGTAAttagtgttttataattttacacagTAATTCTTAATATGTTTTGGAAGTTTCCCCATTTAGGTCATTTTTCTAGTGTCTATATTGAAAATTGCAGTAACTAGACTGATGCtgggttgcataaacaatttattaaaattaatgattcactaaaaatttaatggaccaatcacAGGCCACTTAATcttgtttaagggaccattagctcactattgattcattaaatgttttgtgcaatccggcataagtataatttaactagttaatttttaaacttttactcACATAGAGGATGATTACAGCCAGATTTTGTGCAAATCGAAGTCATCAACCCATTATCACTTCTACCTCGCCATCCACTACATTGGCAAGttgaaatctaaaaataaagttaaatattgtaaaataaaattacctacttCTCGAAACTCGTCGACATccctagtataataattatataaatacacacattttagattctttCTAATtctaattagtttataatttatatacacacaatttCAGAAGTAGGTATTACAGgaggtataaataatacttaaatattaaaaataaatgaataggtaGATATTAATGCGCATGAACAATGTTTGACCGATTGGATTGTTTTTTCACTCAAAATGAAGATGACCAAAGTCTAAAACATAAGCGTTCGGATCGCACTAAAGTCtggaaaacaaatattaacagAGGATAGACGAAAGCTTCGGATTAAAACAAGTCGAAAAGCGTTACACCACCGACTTGGGTTGACACTTGACGTGGGAGGtgagttacatattatattacctgaCAGGACGATTTACTGGACAACTTCACAAGTTTCTCGTGCCTGGACAATTTGCATTCCGACGCCTTGAAATCGATAATCGTCTGTGCGATTGGATCGTTCTCGGCGAAGTGGTCGGGCAACGACGCGCCGGACATGGACGACGTCGACGGCAGACTTCTCTCGAGTTTTAGCGACTTGAACATGACGGCCACTTCGGTTCACGTCTTCGCGGTACCCACCGGAATCTGGATCGTACCTATACGGTCTAGACCACACACTAACGTAGAAAAACGACACTGCGGCCGTTGGAGTCGCGATTTCGAGCCGACCTTGGACGGAGTCGGCGAACGACAAGCGAATCTTTACGACNNNNNNNNNNNNNNNNNNNNNNNNNNNNNNNNNNNNNNNNNNNNNNNNNNNNNNNNNNNNNNNNNNNNNNNNNNNNNNNNNNNNNNNNNNNNNNNNNNNNGATCGTGCTTCGGTACTACGAGACGGCCGCGCAGGGGAAAATTCGCAGTCGCAGACGAAGGAAAAGTCGCACAGACAGCTCGTCCATCGACCGTTATTCGCGCCACGAACAACATGTGGTCTGGATCGGTCGCTGGCAGGCCGCGCGCAAAGCAGCAAGCTGTTGAGTGGTGGAATTATGATTGGCCGGGGGGGTGGCGGGGAGGGACACGCGCCGCCCGGGTATTCCCTATGCGTTGGACGCCGAAAACGTATTTTGtcgtatttttagaaaattggtattgcaatattatattattattattataatccacgtttgtttgtattattttcatcgCGCAGACTGcagacattttaaaactattatcgaTACAATAATGTCACTGCCCGCtgtatgaaaatatgtttacatttccaaTTGAGAATGAAAATATTAGCATAGGCAATATTGTACAAAATGCTATGTTGATATATCCTCCCAACAGTGATTTTGCAAAATGCAAAGATATCGAAAGCATTCAGACTGAATtaggttataaaatatgcaaagatTAAGttcaacaacaaattaaaaccgCTAATCGTATAATCGAAAAATGTGAAgaagtaaaacataatatcctACCAttagctatataatagtatttgtcGGTTAGcattaacaattaattgtaCGTCTGTACCAGTAATAAGTGTTGTTACCAATGAACGGACGTACAGTAAACTCAACAAAAATCATTTTAGGTCAATAATGCCGGACATAAGGTTAGATTCATTAATGCTGTTAAGTGTAGAAAAAGATATTTTGGATGAAGTTGATATAAGTAAAATAGCTACACAGAGGTCTAATATGAAAGAAAGaagaattacattttaaaattgtatattattttgatacataatattttacttaaatactctTAAGATTGTatgttataagttttaattttatttaatctctTGTACCTAGTGTAAACTGTTATGCGCTGAGTGCTGACTAGGCCAACTAGACCAATACTAAAAAAACGCTGTCTGTAGCCTTAAATgctaaatatatgtaatatgtatacctatgtttacGTGATGTATTTTAATAGCTAGTAATTTGAGTAGAgcgagaacatttttttttttagttggtaAATGTATGAATCAAGCCCAAACGATTTGTCTCTCGGGACGGCCTTGCGTGCAGCGtggaataattattgtagagGGAAGACAGTCTTCCCAGTGGCGTAAATTGGGTGGTGCAGTGGCGTCCAACCCTATTACTAGGTGTAGCGGTCGCTACACATAGGAAATaaggggtgggtgggtataataacataaattaattaacttgaaatatgtttattattaatcacagtTTATATTGGATTGAtaccttaatattatactaagaNNNNNNNNNNNNNNNNNNNNNNNNNNNNNNNNNNNNNNNNNNNNNNNNNNNNNNNNNNNNNNNNNNNNNNNNNNNNNNNNNNNNNNNNNNNNNNNNNNNNNNNNNNNNNNNNNNNNNNNNNNNNNNNNNNNNNNNNNNNNNNNNNNNNNNNNNNNNNNNNNNNNNNNNNNNNNNNNNNNNNNNNNNNNNNNNNNNNNNNNNNNNNNNNNNNNNNNNNNNNNNNNNNNNNNNNNNNNNNNNNNNNNNNNNNNNNNNNNNNNNNNNNNNNNNNNNNNNNNNNNNNNNNNNNNNNNNNNNNNNNNNNNNNNNNNNNNNNNNNNNNNNNNNNNNNNNNNNNNNNNNNNNNNNNNNNNNNNNNNNNNNNNNNNNNNNNNNNNNNNNNNNNNNNNNNNNNNNNNNNNNNNNNNNNNNNNNNNNNNNNNNNNNNNNNNNNNNNNNNNNNNNNNNNNNNNNNNNNNNNNNNNNNNNNNNNNNNNNNNNNNNNNNNNNNNNNNNNNNNNNNNNNNNNNNNNNNNNNNNNNNNNNNNNNNNNNNNNNNNNNNNNNNNNNNNNNNNNNNNNNNNNNNNNNNNNNNNNNNNNNNNNNNNNNNNNNNNNNNNNNNNNNNNNNNNNNNNNNNNNNNNNNNNNNNNNNNNNNNNNN
This portion of the Acyrthosiphon pisum isolate AL4f chromosome A1, pea_aphid_22Mar2018_4r6ur, whole genome shotgun sequence genome encodes:
- the LOC100163698 gene encoding histone acetyltransferase KAT2B: MFKSLKLERSLPSTSSMSGASLPDHFAENDPIAQTIIDFKASECKLSRHEKLVKLSSKSSCQISTCQCSGWRGRSDNGLMTSICTKSGCNHPLSSHVSHLESAKDEQLNSLLALVFDLDNLSVIINQEKKKTSIERNYVQEDAYGAVYRELQNFVYPGSSITLDKLFGNPPFEVPNIVKTLMNFNMYKFGHNSSQLKIALKISKFVTKHFDLWKWISPKELPQCKTFQHRKNYEFYYQRYLVFCQLPKYLHSIAPSFKMSLIFGQDILKYTLKTFRMHLMDWCHASSSKWSNRQKHFCMSYLPKYMNLLEEEVYAVHSPIWDLHFKEFDPKKALLTDPLDSGLDETKEAEHRDCRKKDKLPKDDTSMKRNKKHSVENALSEDKIIDVIKNVQSRPITYSKEFGLETGPRGHQARTEEDNGIIRFVVIGNSLESRVEKSTMLWLMQLRNLFRTQLPGMPVRYITRIVFDTKHKTLALLKNGVPIGGICFCPFVSQGFTEIVFCAVKVDQQENGYGTHLMNHLKDYHIQHNILNFLTYADQLAIEYFKKQGFSQDVRLSNKTHQEYIKHYQGAILMHCELNPKIIYTQLTSVIRLQKEIVKSLVEEKKMKIEGHNPGLTCFFDGVRHVPIESIPGVVDAGWTPSTRAIEMNSRVTRNSRATVETTDIDVLTKQLKKVLQFIKNNELSEPFLNPVDKDVPSYYDIIKYPMDLSTIGKRLASGYYSSRKLFIADMRRIFTNCKTFNPENSYWANCAVELEKLFQIKMKEMKLWDY